A single window of Methylomarinum sp. Ch1-1 DNA harbors:
- the nadC gene encoding carboxylating nicotinate-nucleotide diphosphorylase codes for MLSQPTTEEINAYLAEDIGSGDVTAGIIPETTLATATVLSREKTVLCGRAWFDAIFHRLDSAITIEWLADEGQVVDKDTELCRLQGPARALLSGERTALNLLQTLSATATVARTYADAVAGTGCKVLDTRKTLPGLRMAQKYAVRCGGCFNHRIGLYDAVLIKENHIIAAGSIAQAIKTARNRYDLMVEVEVENMAEFKQAIAEKPDRIMLDNFSLEDMRAAVALNAGAVELEASGNIDLDCIRKVAETGVNYISIGALTKNIIAIDLSMRIKLDMSDD; via the coding sequence ATGCTTTCACAACCTACTACTGAAGAAATAAACGCTTACCTCGCCGAGGATATCGGCAGCGGCGATGTCACCGCCGGCATCATCCCGGAAACCACGCTGGCCACAGCAACGGTGCTTAGCCGTGAAAAGACCGTTCTGTGCGGACGGGCTTGGTTCGATGCGATCTTTCATCGTCTCGATTCGGCCATCACGATCGAATGGCTGGCGGATGAAGGACAAGTCGTCGACAAAGATACCGAGTTATGTCGTTTGCAGGGGCCGGCGCGGGCCTTATTGAGCGGCGAAAGAACGGCCCTGAACCTGCTACAGACGCTGTCGGCGACGGCGACCGTGGCCAGGACCTATGCCGACGCCGTCGCCGGCACCGGCTGCAAGGTGTTGGATACCCGCAAAACCCTGCCGGGCCTGCGCATGGCGCAAAAATACGCAGTTCGTTGCGGCGGCTGTTTCAATCATCGCATCGGCTTATATGATGCGGTGCTGATCAAGGAAAACCATATCATCGCCGCCGGCTCGATTGCCCAGGCGATAAAAACCGCCCGAAATCGTTACGATTTGATGGTCGAAGTGGAAGTGGAAAATATGGCTGAATTTAAACAGGCCATCGCGGAAAAACCCGATCGCATCATGCTGGATAATTTTTCCCTTGAAGACATGCGCGCCGCAGTCGCCCTCAATGCCGGCGCCGTCGAACTGGAGGCGTCCGGCAACATCGACCTGGATTGCATACGCAAGGTAGCAGAAACCGGCGTCAATTATATTTCCATCGGCGCGTTAACCAAAAACATTATCGCGATCGATTTATCGATGCGTATCAAGCTGGATATGAGTGATGATTGA